The Arthrobacter burdickii genome window below encodes:
- a CDS encoding adenylyltransferase/cytidyltransferase family protein has product MGIRIGYAAGAFDLFHIGHLNLLRHAKSECDFLIAGVVSDELLEKNKGKRPVIPLIERLEIVQSVQFVDRAVAEAAPTKLDMWKQLGFNVFFKGDDWKGTPQGLALEETFARVGVEVVYFPYTVHTSSTFLRRTLELLNAPVARESTP; this is encoded by the coding sequence ATGGGAATCCGGATCGGGTATGCGGCCGGTGCATTCGACCTGTTCCACATAGGACACCTCAACCTGCTCCGGCATGCCAAGAGCGAGTGCGACTTCCTCATCGCGGGTGTCGTGTCCGATGAACTGCTCGAGAAGAACAAGGGCAAGCGTCCGGTCATCCCCCTGATCGAACGGCTCGAGATCGTGCAGAGCGTGCAGTTCGTCGATCGTGCCGTGGCCGAGGCCGCCCCCACGAAGCTCGACATGTGGAAGCAACTCGGGTTCAACGTCTTCTTCAAGGGCGACGACTGGAAGGGCACTCCCCAGGGGCTTGCCCTCGAGGAGACCTTCGCCCGGGTAGGTGTCGAGGTCGTCTACTTCCCGTACACCGTCCACACCTCGAGTACGTTCCTGCGGCGGACCCTGGAGCTCCTCAACGCTCCGGTGGCCCGCGAATCCACACCCTGA
- a CDS encoding DUF1972 domain-containing protein: MYLLSSHQKPLRIALVGTRGVPARYGGFETCVEEVGQRLAARGHEVIVYCRTTEDTTHAATEYKGMTLVYLPALKKRSLETLSHTGLSAGHLFFKRADAAIVFNSANSPWLPVLRAAGIPVATHVDGLEWKRAKWGTLGKRYYRVAESLAVRWSDALIADAAGIQDYYRQEFGVDSTYLAYGAPILEGGASHRLPELDLTPRGYHLVVARFEPENHVHVIVDGYVRSKAELPLIVVGSAPYSDDYTRLVTSLGDERVRFVGGVWDQELLDQLYANARIYWHGHSVGGTNPSLLRAMGAGVATNAFDVNFNREVLGANGEYFADAAAIPALVHAAEASVSDTMLRGKKSQADALAYDWDRVAEGYEQLCFDLVGRRGARGRRSGAFPLSHTVS, encoded by the coding sequence ATGTATCTGCTGTCGTCTCACCAGAAGCCCCTCCGCATCGCACTTGTCGGAACCCGCGGGGTGCCGGCCCGTTACGGAGGATTCGAGACCTGCGTCGAGGAGGTCGGGCAGCGTCTTGCCGCGCGCGGTCACGAGGTGATCGTGTATTGCCGGACCACGGAGGATACGACCCATGCCGCGACCGAGTACAAGGGCATGACACTCGTCTACCTCCCCGCGCTCAAGAAAAGGTCGCTCGAGACACTCAGCCACACCGGGCTTTCGGCAGGCCACCTGTTCTTCAAGCGCGCGGATGCTGCAATCGTGTTCAACTCGGCGAACTCCCCCTGGCTGCCCGTCCTGCGCGCGGCAGGCATACCGGTCGCGACCCACGTGGACGGCCTCGAGTGGAAGCGCGCCAAGTGGGGGACGCTGGGCAAGAGGTACTACCGGGTCGCCGAGTCGCTCGCGGTCCGATGGTCCGATGCGCTCATCGCGGATGCCGCCGGCATCCAGGACTACTACCGCCAGGAGTTCGGCGTCGACAGCACGTACCTGGCGTACGGGGCTCCGATCCTCGAGGGCGGAGCGTCGCACCGCCTTCCGGAGCTGGACCTCACCCCACGCGGATACCACCTCGTGGTGGCCCGTTTCGAACCTGAGAACCACGTCCACGTGATCGTCGACGGGTATGTCCGCAGCAAGGCCGAGCTGCCGCTGATCGTCGTCGGCTCCGCCCCGTATTCCGACGACTACACGCGGCTCGTCACCTCGCTGGGTGACGAGCGGGTACGTTTTGTCGGCGGCGTGTGGGACCAGGAGCTCCTCGATCAGCTGTACGCCAACGCCCGCATCTACTGGCACGGGCATTCGGTCGGCGGCACCAACCCCTCACTCCTGCGAGCGATGGGTGCGGGCGTCGCGACGAATGCCTTCGATGTGAACTTCAACCGCGAGGTTCTGGGCGCCAACGGAGAGTACTTCGCCGATGCCGCGGCGATCCCCGCGCTCGTACACGCCGCGGAAGCCTCGGTCTCGGACACGATGCTCCGCGGCAAGAAGTCCCAGGCGGACGCCCTGGCCTACGACTGGGATCGGGTTGCGGAGGGTTACGAGCAGCTCTGTTTCGACCTCGTAGGCCGCCGTGGGGCACGGGGCCGACGCTCCGGCGCGTTCCCGCTTTCCCACACCGTTTCCTGA